One window of Medicago truncatula cultivar Jemalong A17 chromosome 2, MtrunA17r5.0-ANR, whole genome shotgun sequence genomic DNA carries:
- the LOC11411006 gene encoding protein disulfide isomerase-like 5-4 translates to MVKCLDSRKIPRDLTEASLSGAGLSIVAALAMMFLFGMELNEYLSVHTSTSVIIDKSSDGEFLRIDFNLSFHALSCEFASVDVSDVLGTNRMNLTKTVRKFSIDSNLRPTGSEFYLRPSTNVIKHDDKVDDESLEGAFVFTSNNFDKYSHQFPITAVNFYAPWCYWSQRLRPSWEKTAKIIRERYDPEMDGRILLGKVDCTKEADLCRRHHIQGYPSIRIFRKGSDVRSDHGHHEHESYYGDRDTDSLVKTMENILASFPSEYYKLALEDKLNVTEDSKRPAPSSGGCRIEGYVRVKKVPGNLIISARSDAHSFDASQMNMSHAVHHLSFGKKLSPKLMSDVQRLIPYVGNSHDRLDGLSFINSHDFGANVTLEHYLQIVKTEVITRQGYQLVEEYEYTAHSSLAHSLHVPVARFHLQLSPMQVLITEDHKSFSHFITNVCAIVGGVFTVAGITESILHNTIRLMRKVELGKNF, encoded by the exons ATGGTAAAATGTTTGGATTCACG AAAAATCCCAAGAGATTTAACTGAGGCGTCATTATCTGGAGCAGGGTTATCAATAGTAGCAGCTCTTGCcatgatgtttttatttggaATG GAACTTAATGAATATTTATCTGTCCACACATCTACGTCTGTGATTATCGACAAGAGTTCTGACGGGGAATTTTTACGTATAGATTTCAATTTGAG TTTTCATGCACTCTCATGTGAGTTTGCATCAGTCGACGTGAGCGATGTGCTGGGAACA AACAGGATGAATCTAACAAAAACAGTTCGCAAGTTTTCTATCGATTCAAATTTAAGACCAACTGGGTCTGAATTTTACTTGCGCCCATCTACCAACGTCATTAAGCATGATGATAAAGTGGATGATGAGTCTCTTGAAGGTGCTTTTGTATTCACGTCCAacaattttgataaatattcTCATCA ATTTCCAATTACAGCCGTAAATTTTTATGCTCCTTGGTGTTACTGGAGTCAACGCTTG AGACCTTCATGGGAGAAGACAGCTAAAATAATAAGAGAGAG ATATGATCCGGAAATGGATGGTCGAATACTTTTGGGGAAGGTAGATTGCACTAAAGAAGCAGACTTGTGCCGGAG GCATCACATACAAGGGTATCCATCCATTCGTATCTTCCGTAAAGGAAGTGATGTCAG AAGTGACCACGGACATCATGAGCATGAGTCTTATTATGGAGATCGTGATACAGATAGCCTTGTTAAG ACAATGGAGAATATATTGGCGTCTTTCCCTTCAGAGTATTATAAGCTAGCTTTGGAGGATAAATTAAATGTTACAGAGGATTCAAAAAGACCAGCACCGTCATCCGGGGGATGTAGAATTGAAGGATATGTACGTGTCAAGAAG GTTCCAGGAAACTTGATCATCTCAGCAAGATCCGATGCCCATTCATTTGATGCTTCTCAAATGAACATGTCGCATGCCGTACACCATTTATCTTTTGGAAAGAAATTGTCACCTAAGCTTATGAGTGATGTCCAGCGATTGATACCTTATGTTGGTAACAGCCATGACAGGTTGGATGGTCTGTCATTCATCAATTCACATGATTTTGGAGCAAATGTTACT TTGGAGCATTACCTTCAGATTGTTAAAACAGAAGTGATTACTAGACAAGGCTATCAATTAGTTGAGGAGTACGAATACACAGCTCACAGCAGTTTAGCACACAGTTTACACGTTCCTGTTGCGAGGTTCCATCTTCAACTCTCCCCCATGCAG GTCTTGATAACAGAAGATCATAAGTCTTTCTCACATTTTATTACAAACGTCTGTGCTATTGTTGGGGGTGTTTTCACG GTAGCTGGAATTACGGAATCGATTTTGCACAACACTATTAGGCTAATGAGAAAAGTTGAGCTGGGAAAGAATTTTTGA
- the LOC11405555 gene encoding vascular-related unknown protein 4, protein MSSISKAPSNNNMISFESSEESSWTKYFEDFFNNDQKCSINSFSDFDDGSSSLVSDAANSLVGEKKLADQSAQGGMEYIKKLSFKKRKKIITSLVDHDLEDTASSPINSPKVFKAKEKEEIDHFYQEKGNTPREKDERKEVGLNERDTSRDHTELNKKGLCLVPRSMVLNYVG, encoded by the exons ATGAGTTCAATAAGCAAAGCTCCATCCAACAATAACATGATAAGTTTTGAGTCTTCTGAGGAGAGTAGTTGGACCAAGTATTTTGAGGATTTCTTTAACAATGATCAGAAATGTTCTATTAATTCTTTCTCTGATTTTGATGATGGCTCTTCTTCCCTTGTCTCTGATGCTGCTAATTCCTTGGTTggtgaaaaaaaattagctgATCAAAGTGCACAAGGTGGTATGGAATATATTAAGAAATTGAGTTtcaagaagaggaagaaaatcATAACTAGTTTGGTTGATCATGATTTGGAAGATACTGCAAGTTCTCCTATCAATAGCCCTAag gtaTTCAAAGcaaaagagaaggaagaaaTAGACCACTTTTATCAG GAGAAAGGAAATACCCCAAGAGAAAAAGATGAGAGGAAGGAAGTGGGATTGAATGAAAGAGATACTAGTAGGGACCACAcagaattaaataaaaaaggcCTTTGCTTAGTTCCAAGGTCTATGGTATTGAACTATGTAGGTTGA
- the LOC11409491 gene encoding homeobox-leucine zipper protein MERISTEM L1, whose amino-acid sequence MQRASDLPAVSIFIANKIIDRARSAMNELCKIGIAENNVWHQHREHRYEILDDFEYLKQFGCVDATLLEIVKLVEVGELQTLPSFDLCRNQNSMYTMEVFEQGLQIEASRDKALIKISPTKLVELLMDVNQWSTAFYNIVSGARILGSIEGSYDEKMHVMSAEFHLPSPVIPTRKCVFARYSKQFTHNIWAVVDVSLEDILQSPSNNFHKRPSGCLIEGMPDGNSKVIWLEHVEADYSKLSDLFRPLVTSALAFGATRWLTSIVRYIEWSETLKAPKLIADAGVLIPQIGRTSFLKLADRMMRRFCANLGSTTKNPWIRLAPLPAGSADIRVMIANDMAGSTNEPIGTSLFFCTTLWLNVSPNRLFNFLRHEKSRSKWDKHSQNLSIREFACILTGKHPENRVSLLRARDKNEIFYLQESYKDTTASYVIYCPLDEQKLTHLATGSNPDDVVAFPSGFAIIPGGLPRDGDKGKGNANSTANDESLLTISFHIIGKANNAASIPPESVQTIYNMVTETMAAIKDAVSYHSRLNNWDQDEVANSLAA is encoded by the exons ATGCAACGAGCAAGTGACCTTCCTGCAGTCTCAATATTTATTGCGAATAAAATCATTGATCGTGCACGTTCAGCTATGAACGAACTGTGCAAAATAGGAATTGCAGAAAACAATGTATGGCATCAACATAGGGAACATAGGTACGAAATTCTCGATGATTTTGAATATTTGAAACAATTTGGCTGTGTTGATGCAACATTATTGGAGATTGTTAAGTTGGTTGAAGTTGGAGAGCTTCAAACTTTACCTAGTTTTGATTTGTGTCGAAACCAAAATTCAATGTATACAATGGAAGTTTTTGAACAAGGTTTGCAGATTGAAGCTTCTCGGGACAAGGCATTGATTAAGATAAGTCCAACTAAACTAGTTGAATTACTTATGGATGTG AATCAATGGTCGACGGCATTTTACAACATTGTCTCAGGAGCAAGGATTCTAGGAAGCATAGAAGGAAGCTATGATGAAAAAATGCATGTG ATGAGTGCAGAATTTCATTTACCAAGTCCTGTTATACCAACTCGGAAGTGTGTTTTTGCAAGATATAGCAAACAATTCACTCATAACATATGGGCTGTTGTTGATGTATCTTTGGAGGACATTTTACAATCTCCTTCtaacaattttcataaaagaCCTTCTGGCTGTTTGATTGAAGGAATGCCCGATGGAAACTCCAAG GTTATATGGTTGGAGCACGTGGAAGCAGACTATAGTAAATTGAGTGATCTTTTTAGGCCATTAGTTACCTCAGCTTTGGCTTTTGGTGCAACACGTTGGCTAACTTCCATTGTCCGATACATTGAGTGGTCTGAAACACTGAAGGCTCCAAAACTTATTGCAGATGCTGGAg TTCTTATACCACAAATTGGGAGGACAAGTTTCTTGAAATTGGCCGATAGAATGATGAGAAGATTCTGTGCCAATCTTGGTTCCACCACTAAGAATCCATGGATTCGACTAGCTCCTCTTCCTGCTGGTTCAGCAGATATTAGAGTTATGATTGCAAATGATATGGCTGGTAGTACAAATGAGCCTATTGGAACATCACTGTTTTTTTGTACTACTCTTTGGCTTAATGTCTCCCCAAATCGATTATTCAACTTCCTTCGGCATGAGAAATCCAGAAGCAAG TGGGATAAACATTCACAAAACCTTTCTATTCGAGAATTCGCATGCATTCTCACCGGCAAACATCCAGAGAATCGTGTTTCTTTGCTTAGAGCAAGG GACAAGAATGAAATATTTTACCTACAAGAGAGTTACAAAGATACAACAGCTTCCTACGTGATTTATTGTCCTTTAGACGAGCAAAAGTTGACACATCTTGCAACTGGATCGAACCCAGACGATGTAGTTGCTTTTCCATCAGGGTTTGCTATTATCCCAGGAGGGTTACCAAGAGATGGTGATAAAGGAAAAGGAAATGCCAACAGTACTGCTAACGATGAAAGTCTTCTAACTATCTCATTTCATATCATTGGTAAAGCCAACAATGCTGCATCAATCCCTCCGGAATCAGTTCAAACCATCTATAACATGGTTACAGAAACAATGGCTGCTATAAAAGATGCAGTGTCGTATCATAGTCGACTCAACAACTGGGATCAAGATGAAGTGGCAAATAGCTTGGCAGCATAG
- the LOC11409984 gene encoding homeobox-leucine zipper protein ROC1 has protein sequence MQRASDLLSGVSMYAPNNIKIIDCARSAMNELCKIGLAENNPVWHQHKEHRYEILDNIEYLKQFSQVDASLMELVKMVEVGDLQTLPSFDSCRIQDPMSTKDVFGQGLQIEGSRDMALIKISPTKLVEVLMDLNQWCTAFHNIVSRAEIIGFFTDGVDGSYNEKMHVMSAEFYLPSPFIPTRECVFARYSKQFTHNIWAVVDVSLEDILPSFSNNFHKRPSGCLIIGMPNGNSKVIWVEHVVADHSQLNGLFKTFVTSGLAFGAPRWLASIVQHIEWSETLNATKLIADARVLIPQIGRTSLLKLAERMRRRFCANLSSTTNNPWMRLDPVPAGSEDIRVMIGNNMAGIASLVFCTTLWLNVSPNRLFNFLRHEKSRSKWDKLSENLAIQEFACMLTGKHPENRVSLLSASTSEDKTEIFYLQESYADITASYVIYAPLDEPALTSLATGSSNPDNVVAYPSGFAIIPGGLPRDGDKGKGNANSTANNESLLTMSFHIIDNASNVASIAPESVQTIYNIITETVAAIKDAVSYHSLLNNWDQDEVANSLAALVV, from the exons ATGCAACGAGCAAGTGACCTTCTTTCTGGGGTCTCAATGTATGCGCCGAACAACATTAAAATCATTGATTGTGCACGTTCAGCTATGAACGAACTGTGCAAGATAGGACTTGCAGAAAACAATCCTGTATGGCATCAACATAAGGAACATAGGTACGAAATTCTCGATAATATTGaatatttgaaacaatttaGTCAGGTTGATGCATCATTAATGGAGCTTGTTAAGATGGTTGAAGTTGGAGATCTTCAAACACTGCCTAGTTTTGATTCGTGTCGAATCCAAGATCCAATGTCAACAAAGGACGTTTTTGGACAAGGTTTGCAGATTGAAGGTTCACGGGATATGGCATTGATTAAGATAAGTCCAACTAAACTAGTTGAAGTACTTATGGATCTG AATCAATGGTGTACGGCATTTCACAACATTGTCTCAAGAGCAGAGATAATAGGATTCTTTACAGATGGAGTAGATGGAAGCTATAATGAGAAAATGCATGTG ATGAGTGCAGAATTTTATTTGCCTAGTCCTTTTATACCAACTCGGGAGTGTGTGTTTGCAAGATATAGCAAACAATTTACTCATAACATATGGGCTGTTGTTGATGTATCTTTGGAGGACATTTTACCTTCTTtctcaaacaattttcataaaagaCCTTCAGGCTGTTTGATTATAGGAATGCCCAATGGAAACTCCAAG GTTATATGGGTGGAGCATGTAGTAGCAGACCATAGTCAATTGAATGGTCTTTTTAAGACATTTGTTACCTCTGGTTTGGCTTTTGGTGCGCCACGCTGGCTTGCTTCCATTGTCCAGCACATTGAGTGGTCTGAAACACTGAATGCAACAAAACTTATTGCAGATGCTCGAG TTCTTATACCACAAATTGGGAGGACAAGTTTATTGAAATTGGCTGAAAGAATGAGGAGAAGATTTTGTGCCAATCTTAGTTCCACAACTAACAATCCATGGATGCGACTAGATCCAGTTCCTGCTGGTTCAGAAGATATTAGAGTTATGATTGGGAATAATATGGCTGGTATTGCATCATTGGTTTTTTGTACTACTCTTTGGCTTAATGTCTCCCCAAATCGATTATTCAACTTCCTTCGGCACGAGAAATCCAGAAGCAAG TGGGATAAACTTTCAGAAAACCTTGCTATTCAAGAATTCGCATGCATGCTCACTGGCAAACATCCAGAGAATCGTGTTTCTTTGCTTAGCGCAAGT ACTTCTGAGGACAAGACTGAAATCTTTTACCTGCAAGAGAGTTATGCTGATATAACTGCTTCCTATGTGATTTATGCTCCGTTAGACGAGCCAGCATTGACATCTCTTGCAACTGGATCATCAAACCCAGACAATGTAGTTGCCTATCCATCAGGGTTTGCTATTATCCCAGGAGGGTTACCAAGAGATGGTGATAAAGGAAAAGGAAATGCCAATAGTACTGCTAACAATGAAAGTCTTCTAACTATGTCATTTCATATCATTGATAACGCCAGCAATGTTGCATCTATCGCTCCGGAATCAGTTCAAACCATCTATAACATCATTACAGAAACAGTTGCTGCTATAAAAGATGCAGTGTCGTATCATAGTCTACTCAACAATTGGGATCAAGATGAAGTGGCAAATAGCTTGGCAGCATTAGTAGTGTAG